In one window of Thalassococcus arenae DNA:
- a CDS encoding cold-shock protein codes for MRQQETDTERLHGKVKWFDPVKGFGFVVAEAGGPDILLHANVLRNFGQSSVADGARIEISVQRTERGVQATEVFRIDPPEAPVGAPLADFEDIDPELIRSAPLEPARVKWFDKAKGFGFANVFGKPQDVFIHIEVLRRSGLSDLQPGEALAIRVIDGKRGRMATEVNVWEAGLPRS; via the coding sequence GTGAGACAGCAAGAAACAGACACCGAACGGTTGCATGGCAAGGTCAAATGGTTCGACCCTGTCAAGGGTTTCGGATTTGTCGTGGCGGAAGCCGGGGGTCCTGACATCCTGTTGCATGCCAACGTTCTGCGCAACTTCGGCCAGAGCTCGGTCGCGGATGGAGCGCGAATCGAGATTTCGGTCCAGCGCACAGAGCGGGGCGTGCAGGCAACCGAGGTTTTCCGCATCGACCCGCCGGAGGCCCCGGTGGGGGCGCCGCTGGCGGATTTCGAGGACATCGATCCGGAATTGATCCGGTCGGCCCCTCTGGAGCCGGCGCGGGTCAAGTGGTTCGACAAGGCCAAGGGCTTCGGGTTTGCCAACGTGTTCGGCAAACCGCAGGACGTCTTCATCCACATAGAGGTGCTGCGCCGGTCAGGCCTGTCCGACCTGCAACCGGGCGAGGCCCTGGCGATCCGGGTGATCGACGGCAAGCGTGGCCGCATGGCGACCGAGGTGAATGTATGGGAAGCCGGTTTGCCGCGCTCCTGA
- the pdxH gene encoding pyridoxamine 5'-phosphate oxidase, which produces MTDRTGIFAGDDPFAIARAWLAEAEQSEPNDPNAIALSTVDADGMPNARMVLLKEIEDGAFVFYTNYGSAKAREIEGAGKAAFVMHWKSLRRQIRVRGTVTREDGPLADAYFASRSLKSRLGAWASHQSRPLSSRAALMAEVAKVTALHGTAPKRPPFWGGFRIVPVEIEFWADGAFRLHDRFRWTRRDRETAWEIARLSP; this is translated from the coding sequence ATGACAGACAGAACCGGCATATTCGCGGGAGACGACCCGTTCGCCATCGCGCGCGCCTGGCTTGCCGAGGCCGAGCAGAGCGAACCCAACGATCCCAATGCCATCGCGCTGTCGACGGTGGATGCCGACGGGATGCCGAACGCCCGGATGGTGCTGCTCAAGGAGATCGAGGACGGCGCCTTTGTCTTCTACACCAACTATGGCAGCGCCAAGGCCCGCGAGATCGAGGGCGCCGGCAAGGCGGCGTTCGTCATGCACTGGAAATCGCTGCGCCGGCAGATCCGGGTGCGCGGCACTGTCACCCGCGAGGACGGGCCGCTGGCGGACGCCTATTTCGCCTCACGCTCGCTGAAAAGTCGCCTGGGCGCCTGGGCGTCGCATCAAAGCCGGCCGCTGTCGTCGCGTGCCGCGCTGATGGCCGAGGTCGCCAAGGTGACTGCGCTGCATGGCACCGCGCCGAAACGGCCGCCGTTCTGGGGCGGGTTCCGTATCGTGCCGGTCGAGATCGAGTTCTGGGCCGATGGCGCGTTTCGTCTGCACGACCGGTTCCGCTGGACCCGCCGCGACCGGGAAACGGCCTGGGAAATCGCCCGTCTCAGCCCGTGA
- the fabI gene encoding enoyl-ACP reductase FabI, with protein sequence MSNGLMAGKRGLIMGLANDKSIAWGIAKACGDAGADLAFSYQGEALKKRVDPLAAQLGSDIVLPCDVGDGASIDALFDGLKARWDNLDFIVHAIGFSDKNELRGRYVDTSRDNFMMTMDISVYSFTAVMQRAEKMMTNGGSALTLTYYGAERIMPHYNVMGVAKAALESSVRYLAEDLGKDGIRVNAISAGPIKTLAASGIGDFRYIMKWNEYNSPLRRNVTIEDVGKSALYLLSDLGSGVTGETHHVDAGYHVVGMKAVDAPDITKG encoded by the coding sequence ATGTCAAACGGATTGATGGCGGGCAAACGCGGGCTGATCATGGGCCTGGCCAATGACAAGTCGATCGCCTGGGGTATCGCCAAGGCCTGCGGCGATGCCGGCGCCGACCTGGCGTTTTCCTACCAGGGCGAGGCGTTGAAAAAGCGCGTCGACCCGCTGGCCGCACAGCTTGGTTCGGACATCGTTCTGCCCTGCGACGTGGGCGACGGCGCGTCGATCGACGCCTTGTTCGACGGTCTCAAGGCCCGGTGGGACAACCTGGATTTCATCGTCCACGCCATCGGCTTCTCCGACAAGAACGAACTGCGCGGTCGCTATGTCGATACCAGCCGCGACAATTTCATGATGACGATGGACATCTCGGTCTATTCCTTCACCGCGGTGATGCAGCGCGCCGAAAAGATGATGACCAATGGCGGATCGGCCCTGACGCTGACCTATTACGGCGCCGAACGCATCATGCCGCATTACAACGTCATGGGCGTGGCCAAGGCGGCGCTGGAGTCGTCGGTGCGCTACCTGGCCGAGGATCTCGGCAAGGACGGCATTCGCGTCAACGCCATCAGCGCCGGACCGATCAAGACGCTGGCCGCCAGCGGCATCGGCGATTTCCGCTACATCATGAAGTGGAACGAATACAATTCGCCGCTGCGCCGCAACGTGACCATCGAGGATGTGGGCAAATCCGCGCTTTACCTGCTCAGTGACCTGGGCTCCGGCGTGACGGGCGAGACCCACCATGTCGATGCCGGCTACCATGTCGTCGGCATGAAGGCGGTGGACGCGCCCGACATCACCAAGGGCTGA
- a CDS encoding LysE family translocator: MDWTHLLAFNLTLLAAMAAPGPAFLFALRQSIAGGFRTGVATGAGLGLMAACWTGAALLGLEAVFRLVPWAYLALKIAGALYLLWIAYTLWRDARQPVSDSARPGAQAFWGGVLVNLANPKSVLFAGSVLIVIFPAGLSLASKALIVLNHFLVELIVYGLFAAMLATPPARAGYLRIKHWFDRAAGVILAALGLRLLLDR, translated from the coding sequence ATGGACTGGACCCACCTGCTGGCCTTCAACCTCACGCTGCTGGCCGCGATGGCGGCCCCCGGCCCGGCTTTCCTGTTCGCGCTGCGCCAGTCCATCGCGGGCGGCTTCCGCACGGGTGTGGCGACCGGGGCCGGGCTCGGGCTGATGGCGGCTTGCTGGACCGGCGCGGCGCTGCTGGGTCTCGAAGCGGTGTTCCGCCTCGTGCCCTGGGCCTATCTCGCGCTCAAGATCGCGGGCGCGCTCTACCTGCTCTGGATCGCCTACACGCTGTGGCGCGATGCCCGCCAGCCGGTCAGCGACAGCGCCCGGCCCGGCGCGCAGGCCTTCTGGGGCGGCGTGCTGGTCAATCTCGCCAACCCCAAATCGGTCCTGTTCGCCGGTTCGGTGCTGATCGTGATTTTCCCCGCCGGGTTAAGTCTGGCCAGCAAGGCCCTGATCGTTCTCAACCATTTCCTGGTCGAGCTGATCGTCTACGGCCTGTTTGCGGCGATGCTGGCCACGCCGCCCGCCCGTGCGGGCTACCTGCGGATCAAGCACTGGTTCGACCGCGCCGCGGGCGTGATCCTGGCTGCGCTTGGCTTGCGCCTGCTGCTGGACCGCTGA
- a CDS encoding LysE family translocator: MSLVAFASVWLIHLVAAMSPGPSFVVCVRTAVSEGFGTAVALAIGFGLGAALWAATAMAGLALLFELVPALFAALKFGGAAFLLFIAFMMWRHARDPLPSTEGAAPRSAASAIRLGFLTFASNPKTAVFFGAVFVGLVPAETPPLVRIALIGVIFLNETLWYLAVARVFSLPRARTAYARLKAWIDRAFGSLIALFGLKIALS, encoded by the coding sequence ATGAGCCTTGTCGCCTTCGCCTCGGTCTGGCTGATCCACCTGGTTGCGGCGATGTCGCCCGGCCCTTCCTTCGTCGTCTGCGTCCGCACCGCCGTGTCCGAAGGGTTCGGCACCGCTGTCGCGCTGGCCATCGGTTTCGGCCTGGGGGCGGCGCTTTGGGCCGCCACCGCGATGGCCGGCCTGGCGCTGCTGTTCGAGCTGGTCCCGGCGCTGTTCGCCGCGCTCAAGTTCGGCGGGGCCGCCTTCCTGCTCTTCATCGCCTTCATGATGTGGCGTCATGCCCGCGACCCCCTGCCTTCGACCGAGGGCGCCGCGCCGCGCAGTGCCGCTTCGGCGATACGGCTTGGCTTCCTGACCTTCGCCAGCAACCCCAAGACGGCGGTTTTCTTCGGCGCGGTCTTCGTGGGGCTGGTGCCTGCAGAGACCCCGCCACTTGTGCGTATCGCTCTGATCGGCGTGATCTTTCTCAACGAAACCCTGTGGTATCTCGCGGTGGCGCGGGTCTTTTCGCTGCCCCGCGCCCGCACCGCCTATGCCCGCCTCAAGGCCTGGATAGACCGTGCTTTCGGCAGCCTCATCGCGCTTTTCGGGCTCAAGATCGCGCTCAGCTAA
- the gpt gene encoding xanthine phosphoribosyltransferase, with amino-acid sequence MSDTRLPHEKGFHVSWDQLHRDARALAWRLQGQGPDNGAWKAVVAITRGGMAPAMIVARELDIRTVDTISVKSYHSGGGKADQRREAEVLKSPDPALMGDGEGILIVDDLVDSGKTLELVRSLYPKAHVATVYAKPMGRPQVETFITEVSQDTWIFFPWDMALQYVKPYRGDD; translated from the coding sequence ATGTCCGACACCCGCCTGCCTCACGAAAAAGGCTTTCATGTCAGCTGGGACCAGCTGCACCGCGATGCCCGCGCCCTGGCGTGGCGCCTGCAGGGCCAGGGCCCGGATAACGGCGCCTGGAAGGCCGTGGTCGCCATCACCCGTGGCGGCATGGCACCGGCGATGATCGTGGCGCGCGAGCTCGACATCCGCACCGTCGACACGATCAGCGTGAAATCCTACCATTCCGGTGGCGGCAAGGCCGACCAGCGGCGCGAGGCCGAAGTGCTGAAATCGCCGGACCCGGCATTGATGGGCGATGGCGAAGGTATCCTGATCGTCGACGACCTCGTGGACAGCGGCAAGACGCTGGAACTGGTGCGCAGCCTCTACCCCAAGGCCCATGTCGCCACCGTCTACGCCAAGCCGATGGGCCGCCCGCAGGTCGAGACCTTCATCACCGAGGTCAGCCAGGACACCTGGATCTTCTTCCCCTGGGACATGGCGCTGCAATACGTCAAACCCTATCGCGGCGACGACTGA
- a CDS encoding aminotransferase — translation MTSRTQTTFPPPVMEARRWLDGVTFPPDRPLLNVSQAAPVEPPPEPLLAAMADALKDADTHLYGPVLGLPALRGELAAQWSAQYGGAIAPEQVAITSGCNQAFAAAITAICTEGDEVLLPTPWYFNHKMWLDMSGVTAVPLPTDANLIPDVATAEALVTDRTRAIALVSPNNPGGVEYPAETLAAFRDLARAKRIKLLLDETYRDFDMRPMPTHPLFADPDWDDTLVHLYSFSKAFRLTGHRVGALVAAPDLLSEVEKFLDTIAICPPQLGQRAALWGLRNLRQWLAGERDEILARRAAIAANMPKLAVKGWRLAGAGAYFAYLEHPFAMSSAEMAPKLVREAGILLLPGTMFHPAGAEAGRRELRVAFANIDATQIGTLFDRLAALDWPLAGRQPAA, via the coding sequence ATGACCAGCAGAACGCAAACCACCTTTCCGCCCCCGGTCATGGAGGCCCGCCGCTGGCTTGACGGGGTGACCTTTCCGCCCGACCGGCCGCTGCTGAACGTCAGCCAGGCCGCCCCGGTCGAACCACCACCCGAACCGCTGCTTGCGGCGATGGCCGACGCGTTGAAAGACGCCGATACCCACCTTTACGGCCCTGTCCTGGGCCTGCCTGCCCTGCGCGGGGAACTGGCCGCGCAATGGTCGGCGCAATATGGCGGTGCGATCGCGCCCGAACAGGTCGCCATCACGTCGGGCTGCAACCAGGCCTTTGCCGCCGCGATCACCGCGATCTGCACCGAGGGAGATGAAGTTCTCCTTCCAACCCCCTGGTATTTCAATCACAAGATGTGGCTGGACATGTCCGGCGTGACGGCCGTGCCACTGCCGACGGACGCCAACCTGATCCCCGATGTCGCAACCGCCGAAGCGCTGGTGACCGACCGCACCCGTGCCATTGCGCTGGTCTCTCCCAACAACCCCGGCGGGGTCGAATACCCCGCCGAAACACTGGCCGCCTTCCGCGACCTGGCCCGGGCAAAACGTATCAAACTGCTGCTGGACGAGACATATCGGGATTTCGACATGCGACCCATGCCGACCCATCCGCTTTTCGCCGATCCGGACTGGGACGACACGCTGGTGCATCTTTACAGTTTCTCCAAGGCGTTCCGCCTGACCGGCCATCGCGTCGGCGCGCTTGTCGCCGCGCCGGACCTGCTGTCCGAGGTCGAGAAATTCCTCGACACCATCGCGATCTGCCCGCCGCAGCTGGGCCAGCGCGCCGCGCTCTGGGGCTTGCGCAACCTGCGGCAATGGCTGGCCGGAGAACGCGACGAGATCCTGGCCCGCCGCGCGGCGATCGCGGCCAACATGCCGAAACTCGCGGTCAAGGGCTGGCGACTGGCGGGGGCCGGTGCCTATTTCGCCTATCTCGAACATCCCTTTGCGATGTCCAGCGCCGAGATGGCCCCGAAACTGGTGCGCGAGGCCGGTATCCTGCTTTTGCCCGGAACCATGTTCCACCCCGCGGGTGCCGAGGCCGGTCGCCGCGAATTGCGTGTTGCCTTCGCCAATATCG